A single genomic interval of Mycobacterium sp. DL592 harbors:
- a CDS encoding ATP-dependent helicase produces MSRFSPLTRNWFAGTFVEPTPAQALAWSAIADGDNTLVIAPTGSGKTLAAFLWAIDRLAHEPAADTGGQERSDRGIRRSTRVLYVSPLKALAVDVERNLRTPLTGITRIAEREGVPAPQISVGVRSGDTPPAERRGLITRPPDILITTPESLFLMLTSAARETLTGVQTVIVDEVHAVAGTKRGAHLALSLERLDALLQKPAQRIGLSATVRPPEEVARFLSGARPTTIVAPPAAKTFELTVQVPVPDMANLENNTIWPDVEARIVDLIEAHNSTIVFANSRRLAERLTSRINEIHAERSGIELAGPPNRAVPGGPPAHVMASGQTFGADPLLARAHHGSVSKEQRAAVEDDLKTGRLKAVVATSSLELGIDMGAVDLVIQVEAPPSVASGLQRIGRAGHQVGEISRGVLFPKHRTDLIGCAVSVQRMLAGQIETMRVPTNPLDILAQHTVAACALEPISADEWFDVVRRSAPFATLPRSAFEATLDLLSGKYPSTDFAELRPRLVYDRDSGTLTARPGAQRLAVTSGGAIPDRGMFTVYLATDSEKPSRVGELDEEMVYESRPGDVISLGATSWRIAEITHDRVLVIPAPGQPARLPFWRGDDAGRPAELGQAVGRFTGELAGLDRESFESRCADLSFADYATDNLWQLLDDQRTATKIVPSDTTLLVERFRDELGDWRVILHSPYGLKVHGPLALAVSRRLLERYGIDEKPTASDDGIIVRLPDTVADSGDSPPGADLFVFEPDEIEPLVTTEVGGSALFASRFRECAARALLLPKRHPGKRSPLWHQRQRAAQLLDVARKYPDFPIVLETVRECLQDVYDVPTLTDLMSRIAQRRVRLVEVETPTPSPFAASLLFGYVGAFMYEGDSPLAERRAAALSLDSSLLAELLGRVELRELLDPDIIAATARQLQHLSEDRKARDAEGVADLLRLLGPLTEDEIAERCTAPDVGGWLAGLHTARRVLPVSYAGQSWWVGIEDIGRLRDAVGVAVPVGVPASFTETVPDPLGELMGRFARTRGPFTTAEAAARFGLGLRVAADVLGRMALDGKLVRGEFIAGPAADQWCDAEVLRILRRRSLAALRAQVEPVSTRAYARFLPAWQQVGRSATSGVDGLAAVVDQLAGVPIPASAVEPLVFGPRVRDYQPAMLDELLASGEVTWSGAGSISGSDGWIAFHHADTAPLTLAAPAEIDFTDTHRAIFDVLGSPGEARGAFFFRQLVQGSEDVFKAALWELIWAGWITGDTFAPVRAMLGGGRKPGSRRPAAPAHRQRRAPRLSRYSVANPQNRAADPTVAGRWSALPAREPDSTLRAHFSAELLLSRYGVLTKGAVATEGVPGGFAMLYKVLSGFEEAGRCQRGYFVESLGGAQFAVASTVDRLRTYLDGVDQERPDYHAVVLAAADPANPYGAALPWPTRTESDASHRPGRKAGALVVIVDGELVWFLERGGRSLLNFSSDEEAQRAAAGALTELVGSGRVGGVLVEKLDGVPVLEASAHPDRRVTADALVSAGFARTPRGLRLR; encoded by the coding sequence ATGTCCCGGTTCAGTCCGCTGACCCGGAATTGGTTCGCGGGCACGTTCGTCGAGCCCACCCCGGCCCAGGCCCTGGCGTGGTCGGCGATCGCCGACGGGGACAACACCCTGGTCATCGCACCGACCGGGTCGGGCAAGACGCTCGCGGCCTTCCTGTGGGCGATCGACCGGCTGGCTCACGAGCCGGCCGCCGACACCGGCGGGCAGGAGCGTAGCGACCGGGGGATTAGAAGAAGCACCCGAGTGCTCTACGTCTCGCCGCTGAAGGCTCTGGCGGTCGACGTCGAACGCAATCTGCGCACTCCCCTCACCGGGATCACCCGCATCGCCGAACGCGAGGGGGTGCCGGCCCCGCAGATCAGTGTCGGGGTGCGCTCCGGTGACACCCCGCCTGCCGAGCGCCGCGGGCTGATCACCCGGCCGCCGGACATCTTGATCACCACACCGGAGTCGCTGTTCTTGATGCTGACCTCGGCGGCGCGCGAAACCCTCACCGGTGTGCAGACGGTGATCGTCGACGAGGTGCACGCGGTGGCCGGCACCAAACGCGGCGCCCACCTGGCGCTGTCACTGGAACGCCTCGACGCGCTGCTACAGAAGCCGGCGCAGCGCATCGGCCTGTCGGCCACGGTCCGCCCGCCAGAAGAGGTGGCCCGGTTCCTCTCCGGTGCCCGCCCGACAACGATCGTGGCGCCGCCGGCGGCGAAGACGTTCGAGCTCACCGTGCAGGTGCCTGTCCCCGATATGGCCAATCTGGAGAACAACACCATCTGGCCCGATGTCGAGGCGCGCATCGTCGACCTCATCGAGGCGCACAACTCGACGATCGTATTCGCTAACTCCCGCCGTCTCGCCGAGCGACTCACGTCCCGTATCAACGAGATTCACGCCGAACGCTCCGGCATCGAACTGGCGGGTCCACCCAACCGGGCAGTGCCAGGCGGGCCGCCGGCCCATGTGATGGCCAGTGGGCAGACCTTCGGTGCCGACCCGCTGCTGGCCCGGGCGCATCACGGCTCGGTGTCCAAGGAGCAGCGCGCCGCCGTCGAGGACGACCTGAAGACCGGGCGGCTGAAGGCCGTGGTAGCGACGTCCAGCCTGGAACTCGGAATCGACATGGGCGCAGTCGATCTGGTGATCCAGGTGGAGGCGCCGCCCTCGGTGGCCAGTGGACTCCAACGTATCGGCCGAGCAGGCCACCAGGTCGGAGAGATCTCCCGCGGTGTGCTGTTCCCGAAGCATCGCACCGATCTGATCGGCTGCGCAGTCAGCGTACAGCGGATGCTCGCCGGGCAGATCGAGACCATGCGGGTGCCCACCAATCCGCTCGACATCCTGGCCCAGCACACGGTGGCTGCCTGCGCGCTGGAGCCGATCAGCGCCGACGAATGGTTCGACGTGGTACGCCGCAGTGCGCCGTTCGCGACGTTGCCGCGCAGCGCCTTCGAGGCGACGCTGGATCTGCTGTCGGGCAAGTATCCGTCGACTGATTTCGCCGAGCTGCGCCCGCGGCTGGTCTACGACCGGGACAGCGGCACGCTGACCGCCCGCCCCGGCGCGCAGCGATTGGCCGTGACGTCCGGCGGAGCGATACCCGACCGCGGCATGTTCACGGTCTATCTGGCCACCGATTCCGAAAAGCCCTCCCGGGTAGGCGAACTCGACGAAGAGATGGTGTATGAGTCGCGCCCTGGTGACGTCATCTCGCTGGGCGCCACCAGCTGGCGCATCGCCGAGATCACCCATGACCGGGTGCTGGTGATCCCCGCACCGGGGCAGCCCGCCCGGCTGCCGTTCTGGCGCGGCGACGACGCGGGGCGCCCCGCCGAACTGGGCCAGGCGGTGGGCCGATTCACCGGCGAGCTGGCCGGGCTGGACCGGGAGAGCTTCGAAAGCCGCTGCGCCGATTTGAGTTTCGCCGACTATGCCACCGACAACCTGTGGCAGCTGCTCGACGACCAGCGCACCGCCACCAAGATCGTGCCCAGCGACACCACACTGCTGGTGGAGCGTTTCCGCGACGAGCTGGGCGACTGGCGGGTGATCCTGCACTCGCCCTACGGCCTCAAGGTGCACGGCCCGCTGGCGCTGGCAGTCAGCCGCCGCCTGCTGGAGCGCTACGGCATCGACGAGAAGCCGACCGCCTCGGATGACGGGATAATCGTCAGGCTGCCCGACACTGTGGCCGATTCGGGGGACAGCCCACCGGGGGCTGACCTCTTCGTCTTCGAACCCGACGAGATCGAACCGCTGGTGACCACTGAGGTCGGTGGCTCGGCGTTGTTCGCCTCCCGGTTCCGCGAATGCGCCGCCCGCGCCCTGCTGCTACCCAAACGCCACCCCGGCAAACGGTCGCCATTGTGGCACCAGCGACAGCGTGCGGCCCAATTGCTGGACGTGGCAAGGAAATACCCCGACTTCCCCATCGTTTTGGAAACGGTGCGGGAATGCCTGCAGGACGTCTACGACGTTCCGACGCTGACCGATCTCATGAGCCGGATCGCACAGCGGCGGGTACGGCTGGTCGAAGTCGAGACGCCCACCCCGTCACCGTTCGCCGCCTCGTTGCTGTTCGGCTACGTCGGGGCGTTCATGTACGAGGGCGACAGCCCCCTGGCCGAGCGCCGGGCCGCCGCCCTGTCGCTGGACAGCTCACTGCTGGCTGAACTGCTGGGCCGTGTGGAGCTACGCGAACTGCTCGACCCGGACATCATCGCGGCGACAGCTCGCCAGCTTCAGCATCTGTCCGAGGACCGCAAGGCCCGCGACGCCGAAGGTGTGGCCGACCTGCTGCGCCTGCTCGGCCCGCTGACCGAGGACGAGATCGCCGAACGTTGCACCGCGCCCGACGTCGGTGGCTGGCTGGCCGGGCTGCACACCGCGCGGCGGGTTCTGCCGGTGTCCTACGCGGGGCAGTCGTGGTGGGTGGGCATCGAGGACATCGGCCGGCTGCGCGACGCGGTGGGGGTGGCCGTTCCGGTCGGGGTGCCGGCGAGCTTCACCGAGACGGTGCCCGATCCGCTCGGCGAGCTGATGGGCCGGTTTGCCCGCACCCGGGGACCGTTCACCACCGCGGAGGCGGCGGCGCGATTCGGTTTGGGCCTTCGGGTGGCCGCCGACGTGTTGGGCCGGATGGCGTTGGACGGCAAGCTCGTTCGCGGCGAGTTTATTGCCGGGCCGGCGGCTGACCAGTGGTGTGACGCCGAGGTGCTGCGTATTCTTCGCCGCCGCTCACTTGCGGCGCTGCGTGCGCAAGTCGAGCCGGTCAGCACCAGGGCCTACGCCCGGTTCCTGCCCGCGTGGCAGCAGGTCGGCCGGTCGGCGACATCCGGCGTGGACGGCCTGGCGGCCGTGGTCGATCAGCTCGCCGGTGTGCCCATCCCGGCCTCGGCGGTGGAACCGCTGGTGTTCGGGCCGCGGGTCCGCGACTATCAGCCCGCGATGCTCGACGAGTTGCTGGCCTCCGGGGAGGTGACGTGGTCAGGTGCCGGGTCCATCTCCGGCAGCGACGGCTGGATCGCGTTCCACCACGCCGACACCGCACCGCTGACGCTGGCCGCGCCTGCCGAGATCGATTTCACCGACACCCATCGCGCCATCTTCGACGTGCTGGGTTCACCGGGTGAGGCGCGCGGGGCGTTCTTCTTCCGCCAGCTCGTGCAGGGTTCGGAAGACGTGTTCAAAGCCGCTCTGTGGGAACTGATCTGGGCGGGCTGGATCACCGGCGACACCTTCGCACCGGTGCGCGCCATGCTCGGCGGCGGCCGCAAACCGGGCAGTCGTCGACCGGCAGCACCCGCGCACCGGCAGCGTCGAGCGCCGAGGCTGAGCCGCTATTCGGTGGCCAACCCGCAGAACCGGGCTGCCGACCCGACGGTGGCCGGTCGCTGGTCGGCGCTACCCGCCAGAGAGCCGGACTCGACACTGCGGGCACACTTTTCCGCCGAGCTGCTGCTGAGCCGCTACGGCGTGCTGACCAAGGGTGCGGTGGCGACCGAGGGAGTGCCCGGCGGGTTCGCCATGCTGTATAAGGTGCTCAGCGGATTCGAGGAGGCGGGCCGCTGTCAGCGGGGGTATTTCGTCGAATCGCTCGGTGGCGCCCAGTTCGCCGTCGCGTCGACCGTGGACCGGCTGCGCACCTACCTCGACGGTGTCGACCAGGAACGCCCGGACTACCACGCCGTCGTGCTGGCCGCGGCCGACCCGGCCAACCCCTACGGGGCCGCGCTGCCCTGGCCCACCCGGACCGAGTCCGACGCCAGCCACCGGCCCGGGCGCAAAGCGGGTGCCTTGGTGGTGATCGTCGACGGCGAACTGGTGTGGTTCCTCGAGCGCGGTGGACGTTCGCTGCTGAACTTCAGCTCCGATGAGGAGGCGCAGCGTGCGGCCGCCGGGGCGCTGACCGAACTGGTGGGCAGTGGCCGGGTCGGTGGCGTTCTTGTCGAGAAGCTTGATGGGGTGCCCGTCCTGGAGGCGAGTGCGCACCCTGATCGCCGGGTCACCGCCGATGCCCTCGTGAGCGCCGGGTTCGCCCGCACTCCGCGCGGCCTGCGACTGCGGTAG
- a CDS encoding DinB family protein, which yields MAHVTAYLDRSCAEFVVALLRHRFRIDRLNAHDLSANSGCLSREIAERMRAGIVPRSIGSGYGGRVTLVECMIHQQDIRRPLALPRTIPAERLREALNFARTAPLIRGASATRGVRLIATDLDWAAGRGKPVWGRGEALLMAMAGRPSALADLAGPGVAVLAAR from the coding sequence GTGGCCCACGTGACTGCTTATCTAGACCGCAGTTGTGCTGAGTTCGTCGTCGCACTCCTGCGTCATCGTTTCCGAATTGATCGACTCAATGCGCATGACTTGTCCGCGAATTCGGGATGTCTGTCGCGTGAGATCGCTGAGCGCATGCGTGCCGGCATAGTCCCCCGGAGCATCGGGTCAGGCTACGGCGGCAGAGTGACCTTGGTGGAGTGCATGATCCACCAACAAGACATACGTCGCCCGCTGGCCCTGCCACGGACTATTCCTGCCGAGCGGCTTAGGGAGGCTTTGAACTTCGCCAGAACGGCTCCGCTTATCCGTGGCGCCTCGGCCACGCGGGGCGTTCGGCTGATCGCCACTGACCTCGATTGGGCGGCTGGACGCGGGAAGCCGGTGTGGGGTCGGGGCGAAGCACTCCTGATGGCGATGGCCGGACGACCCAGCGCCCTGGCCGACCTCGCTGGACCAGGGGTCGCCGTTCTGGCTGCTCGCTGA
- a CDS encoding HNH endonuclease signature motif containing protein: protein MFESFDEPALLDTMRHAQRRERVAVAERILAAGRLAQRRISESGTDNREQWCIDNWEVVAAEVGAELGISRNRASSQMQTGLDLIERLPKFAAVFAAGEVELHIVRAALHRTGLITDDDALASIDDRIATNAPKWNALSRNKITEIIDWFVRDLDPDGVRNERRADDDRHVEVGPGRDGMSQLWGSVRAPDAALFSRRLDQLAATVCSDDPRTKRQRRADALAALAAGASTMVCGCGSNDCPATQTSTADTGQIVIHLLAEAETVTGNGNAAGFVSGFGAVPADTVRALAARARLRTVTSSKELKAEPNYRPSPALAEFVRCRDLTCRFPGCDRLAEVADIDHTVPYPFGPTHPSNLKLLCRLHHLLKTFYGGPGGWADQQLPDGTVIWTSPTGRTYTTKPHGALFFPQLSVPTEELTPPTTPTPLNPGRGLMMPTRRRTRTQDRAARIQWERNLNEARAAADPPPF from the coding sequence ATGTTCGAATCCTTCGATGAGCCCGCGCTCCTCGACACCATGCGTCACGCTCAGCGTCGCGAGCGGGTGGCCGTCGCCGAGCGAATCCTGGCTGCCGGACGGCTGGCTCAGCGTCGCATCAGCGAATCCGGCACCGACAATCGCGAGCAATGGTGCATCGACAACTGGGAAGTGGTGGCCGCCGAGGTCGGCGCCGAATTGGGGATCAGCCGCAATCGCGCCTCGTCACAAATGCAGACCGGGCTGGACCTCATCGAACGGCTACCGAAATTCGCCGCAGTCTTCGCCGCTGGTGAGGTCGAGCTTCACATCGTGCGGGCCGCGCTGCATCGTACCGGGCTGATCACAGACGACGATGCCCTCGCCAGCATCGACGACCGCATCGCGACCAACGCGCCCAAGTGGAATGCACTGTCCCGGAACAAGATCACCGAGATCATCGACTGGTTCGTTCGAGACCTCGATCCAGATGGAGTGCGCAACGAACGCCGTGCCGACGATGATCGTCACGTTGAAGTCGGACCCGGCCGTGACGGCATGTCTCAGCTCTGGGGTTCTGTGCGCGCCCCCGACGCGGCGTTGTTCAGTCGCCGGCTCGATCAGCTCGCCGCCACGGTGTGCTCCGATGACCCCCGCACCAAGCGGCAACGCCGGGCCGACGCACTGGCCGCGCTGGCGGCCGGCGCATCGACCATGGTCTGCGGCTGCGGCTCGAATGACTGCCCCGCCACCCAGACCAGCACCGCCGACACGGGACAGATCGTCATCCATCTCCTTGCCGAAGCCGAGACTGTCACCGGCAACGGCAACGCAGCCGGATTCGTCTCCGGTTTCGGTGCCGTCCCTGCAGACACGGTGCGGGCTTTGGCCGCCCGGGCTCGGCTGCGGACGGTGACCAGCAGCAAGGAGCTCAAGGCCGAGCCGAACTATCGGCCATCACCCGCCTTGGCCGAGTTCGTCCGCTGCCGCGACTTGACGTGCCGGTTCCCCGGCTGCGATCGGCTTGCCGAGGTGGCCGACATCGACCACACCGTGCCGTACCCCTTCGGTCCGACCCACCCGTCGAACCTCAAACTCCTGTGCCGGCTGCACCATCTGTTGAAGACCTTCTACGGGGGTCCCGGCGGGTGGGCTGACCAACAACTACCCGACGGCACAGTCATCTGGACATCCCCGACCGGCCGTACCTACACCACGAAACCTCATGGGGCACTGTTCTTCCCGCAACTCTCGGTACCCACCGAGGAGTTGACGCCGCCCACCACCCCGACACCCCTAAATCCGGGCCGAGGTCTCATGATGCCTACCCGCCGAAGAACCCGGACACAGGACCGGGCGGCGCGGATCCAATGGGAACGCAACCTCAACGAGGCGCGTGCGGCTGCTGATCCGCCGCCCTTCTAA
- the nei2 gene encoding endonuclease VIII Nei2 translates to MPEGDTVFRTAADLREALVGKTLTRCDVRVPQYATVNLAGDTVDDVLSRGKHLFIRVGAASIHSHLKMDGSWRVAPRGTPTRQAYKIRILLETGDIQAAGIDLGVLEILDREHDMDAVAHLGPDLLGPDWDPNLAAANLTADPSRPIAAALLDQRVMAGVGNVYCNELCFVFGRLPTSLVGILNDPLRLVNRARDMLWVNRSRVNRTTTGNRRTGQELWVYGRAGQPCRRCGTRIERAESADATGERVTYWCPSCQR, encoded by the coding sequence GTGCCTGAGGGCGACACCGTTTTCCGCACCGCGGCCGACCTGCGCGAGGCGCTGGTGGGTAAAACGCTGACCCGCTGTGACGTGAGGGTGCCGCAGTACGCGACCGTCAACCTTGCCGGCGACACCGTCGACGACGTACTCTCCCGGGGCAAGCACCTGTTCATCCGGGTCGGCGCAGCCAGCATCCATTCGCATCTGAAGATGGACGGCAGCTGGCGCGTCGCCCCCCGGGGCACACCGACCAGGCAGGCCTACAAGATTCGAATCCTGTTGGAGACCGGAGATATTCAGGCCGCGGGCATCGACCTGGGCGTTCTGGAGATCCTCGACCGCGAACACGATATGGACGCCGTCGCACACCTCGGCCCAGATCTGCTCGGCCCCGACTGGGACCCGAACCTCGCCGCGGCCAATCTCACCGCGGACCCTTCCCGGCCGATCGCCGCCGCCCTGCTGGATCAACGTGTCATGGCCGGGGTGGGCAACGTGTACTGCAATGAGCTGTGTTTCGTGTTCGGCCGGCTACCCACCAGCCTCGTCGGGATCTTGAATGATCCGCTGCGGCTGGTGAATCGGGCCCGAGACATGCTGTGGGTCAATCGCTCACGGGTGAATCGCACCACCACCGGCAACCGCAGAACCGGTCAGGAGTTGTGGGTGTACGGCCGCGCGGGGCAACCATGCCGACGCTGTGGAACACGCATCGAACGTGCGGAGTCCGCTGACGCCACCGGCGAGCGGGTTACGTACTGGTGTCCGTCGTGCCAACGCTGA
- a CDS encoding DUF1269 domain-containing protein — MDDDHELILVAAYGDLDRATTDFHELEKRIKHGMELRAAVLVTKDEDGQPHVVEAHNRHGRVGAGIGAGLGFLLGVFIPPVGLGVLLGGAAGVLVASFAEHELRIGLRHEIGEALEASTGVVLAVVYPNGREPVEKTLYRAAKTTALRMDKSTVNSLEDEVAKVMAEIGHPISVGTTDTST, encoded by the coding sequence ATGGATGACGACCATGAGCTGATCCTGGTAGCCGCTTACGGCGATCTCGACCGTGCGACAACCGATTTCCACGAGTTGGAGAAGCGGATCAAGCACGGCATGGAGTTGCGCGCCGCGGTTCTGGTCACCAAGGACGAGGACGGCCAGCCCCACGTCGTCGAGGCACACAACCGGCACGGGCGGGTCGGTGCGGGGATCGGCGCCGGCCTGGGTTTCCTGCTGGGCGTCTTCATCCCGCCGGTCGGGCTGGGCGTTCTGCTCGGCGGGGCGGCCGGCGTGCTCGTCGCATCCTTCGCCGAGCACGAACTGCGTATCGGCCTGCGCCACGAGATCGGCGAGGCGCTGGAGGCCAGCACCGGTGTGGTGCTCGCCGTGGTCTACCCGAACGGTCGGGAACCGGTGGAGAAGACGTTGTATCGCGCGGCCAAGACCACGGCCTTGCGGATGGACAAGTCGACGGTCAACTCGCTCGAGGACGAGGTGGCCAAGGTGATGGCGGAGATCGGCCACCCGATCAGCGTTGGCACGACGGACACCAGTACGTAA
- a CDS encoding DUF1330 domain-containing protein — translation MSNAVDDRPVNLKAFANLPADAPVVMINLLKFHEGDGLAHYLTYSREVVPHLERVGGVVRYAGTTPHNVIGDGERPWWDAILVVEYPSPQAFVDMVLDPGYQKVHEHRAAALVQGDLVATSQWMLG, via the coding sequence ATGTCCAATGCTGTCGACGACCGTCCGGTGAACCTCAAGGCGTTCGCCAACCTGCCCGCGGATGCGCCGGTGGTGATGATCAACCTGCTGAAGTTCCACGAGGGCGACGGCTTGGCGCACTACCTGACCTACTCCCGCGAGGTGGTGCCGCACCTGGAGCGGGTCGGCGGTGTCGTTCGCTACGCGGGCACCACTCCGCACAATGTCATCGGCGACGGCGAGCGGCCGTGGTGGGATGCGATCCTGGTGGTCGAGTACCCGTCGCCGCAGGCCTTCGTCGACATGGTGCTCGACCCGGGCTACCAGAAGGTGCACGAGCATCGCGCCGCCGCGCTGGTGCAGGGCGACCTGGTGGCGACATCGCAGTGGATGCTCGGCTGA
- a CDS encoding alpha/beta fold hydrolase — MTSITTRRITVDGLTTSVHIGGHGAPRKAVLFVHGNPDAGADWMPLMARVAEFATVVAPDLPGFGAADARADGDYTVAGYARFLDSLIRQLGIERVHLVAHDFGGPFAVTWAADHPEQVGSITLINTGVMIGYRWHRMARIWRTPLLGELMMRRTTLGVARAVLGRDNRGLSREWVDTIARHLVPAETKRAVLKLYRSTRVDDVAALAPRLRAHDHDALVVWGDADSYLPVEQAHRQVQAFPRVQVNILPGVGHWAWLEQTDRVAAHVLPFLRQRIGASLSVNNQPAQGD; from the coding sequence ATGACGTCGATCACAACCCGGCGAATCACCGTCGACGGTCTCACCACGTCGGTCCACATCGGCGGCCACGGCGCACCTCGTAAGGCGGTGTTGTTCGTGCACGGCAACCCCGATGCGGGCGCCGACTGGATGCCGTTGATGGCGCGCGTCGCCGAGTTCGCCACCGTCGTCGCTCCCGATCTGCCGGGTTTCGGTGCCGCCGACGCCCGCGCCGACGGGGATTACACCGTGGCCGGGTACGCGAGGTTCCTCGACAGCCTGATCCGTCAGCTCGGTATCGAGCGCGTGCACCTGGTGGCCCACGATTTCGGCGGCCCGTTCGCGGTGACCTGGGCGGCGGACCATCCCGAGCAGGTCGGCAGCATCACGCTGATCAACACCGGCGTGATGATCGGCTACCGCTGGCACCGGATGGCGCGCATCTGGCGCACACCGCTGCTCGGCGAGCTGATGATGCGACGGACCACGCTCGGTGTGGCCCGGGCCGTGCTGGGCCGGGACAACCGTGGCCTGTCGCGGGAGTGGGTCGACACCATCGCCCGGCACCTGGTGCCGGCCGAGACCAAACGCGCGGTGCTCAAGCTCTACCGCTCCACCCGAGTCGACGACGTCGCGGCTTTGGCGCCACGACTGCGCGCACACGACCATGACGCCCTGGTGGTGTGGGGCGACGCCGACTCTTACCTGCCGGTCGAGCAGGCGCATCGCCAGGTCCAGGCCTTCCCGCGGGTGCAGGTCAACATCCTGCCCGGCGTCGGCCACTGGGCGTGGCTGGAACAGACCGATCGGGTCGCCGCGCACGTGCTGCCCTTCCTGCGGCAGCGGATCGGCGCATCGCTTTCTGTCAATAATCAACCCGCTCAAGGAGATTGA
- a CDS encoding AraC family transcriptional regulator, with protein MSIVRGTSLSNYPHLVSQLGGDPAALLTAAGIDPSAVGCHDVFVPLPRVAVAIESAAAATNTPGFGRRLAQLQGIEILGPVGVAARTAATVADALRIFENFLSAYSPAISLRTTTLDDPECTFIEYLMIGRDLPLHPQGNELSLGVTLRVLRFLLGDRYSPLSVHIPHEPLTAVDDYWDYFGCRPVFDQHTTGFRMGFTIRTADLTRPLRPDKLAHDAVVGYLSTITTAEPRIVASVATLVRQLLPSGTVTLDLVAEQLNLHPKALQRRLAADDTTFAAIVDTVRRELAERYLRDTRMTLAHLARELGYAEQSVLTRSCHRWFGGGPAAYRKQLQDS; from the coding sequence ATGTCGATCGTGCGCGGCACATCGCTGTCGAACTATCCGCACCTCGTCAGCCAACTCGGCGGTGACCCGGCCGCGCTGCTGACCGCGGCCGGGATAGACCCGTCCGCCGTCGGATGCCACGACGTGTTCGTCCCGCTGCCGCGGGTCGCGGTGGCCATCGAGTCGGCCGCCGCCGCGACGAACACTCCCGGCTTCGGCCGCCGGCTGGCGCAGTTGCAGGGCATCGAGATCCTCGGCCCGGTCGGCGTGGCCGCCCGCACCGCGGCCACCGTCGCCGACGCGTTGCGCATCTTCGAGAACTTCCTGTCCGCCTACAGCCCGGCGATCAGCCTGCGCACCACAACGCTCGACGACCCGGAATGCACCTTCATCGAGTACCTGATGATCGGCCGCGACCTGCCCCTGCACCCGCAGGGCAATGAACTGTCGCTGGGCGTCACACTCCGGGTGCTGCGATTCCTGCTCGGCGACCGATACTCCCCGCTGTCGGTGCACATCCCGCACGAACCGCTGACCGCGGTCGACGACTACTGGGACTATTTCGGCTGCCGCCCGGTATTCGACCAGCACACAACAGGTTTCAGGATGGGTTTCACGATCCGCACCGCCGACCTGACCCGCCCGCTGCGGCCCGACAAACTCGCGCACGACGCGGTGGTCGGCTACCTGAGCACCATCACCACCGCCGAGCCGCGCATCGTGGCATCCGTCGCGACGCTGGTGCGCCAGCTGCTGCCCAGCGGCACCGTCACGCTCGACCTGGTTGCCGAACAACTCAACCTGCACCCCAAGGCATTACAGCGGCGACTGGCAGCCGACGACACCACCTTCGCCGCGATCGTCGACACCGTGCGCCGCGAGCTCGCTGAGCGCTACCTACGCGACACCCGAATGACGTTGGCACACTTGGCCCGAGAACTGGGCTACGCCGAGCAGAGCGTCCTCACCCGCAGTTGCCACAGATGGTTCGGCGGCGGCCCCGCCGCGTACCGTAAACAGTTACAGGACAGCTGA
- a CDS encoding pseudouridine synthase, translated as MSRRPPLPVRDGLGPARLRLQGGNVADEFERRFGPDGRAKVLAGEVVDADGTLIDAAATLPAGAHVFLYRELPDEVEVPFDIPVLHRDDDIVVVDKPHFLATMPRGRHVAQTALVRLRRELDLPELSPAHRLDRLTAGVLLFTARREVRGAYQTLFARGVVSKTYLARSSVPPTVEFPMLLRSRIIKRRGHFQAVEEPGEPNAETLIEALGDGRYRLTPRTGRTHQLRVHMASLGIPIDNDPLYPEVVEVAADDFSAPLALLAHRLEFDDPFTGERRSFCSSAVL; from the coding sequence GTGAGCCGTCGCCCGCCACTGCCGGTGCGCGACGGTCTGGGGCCGGCGCGGCTGCGGTTGCAGGGCGGCAATGTGGCCGACGAGTTCGAGCGGCGATTCGGCCCGGACGGGCGGGCCAAGGTGCTCGCCGGTGAAGTGGTCGACGCCGATGGGACGCTGATCGATGCGGCGGCGACACTGCCGGCCGGCGCGCACGTTTTCCTCTATCGGGAGCTGCCCGACGAAGTCGAGGTGCCCTTCGACATTCCGGTGCTGCACCGCGATGACGACATCGTCGTGGTCGACAAGCCGCATTTCCTGGCCACCATGCCGCGCGGCCGACACGTTGCGCAGACCGCCCTGGTGCGGCTGCGCCGCGAACTCGATCTGCCTGAACTGAGCCCGGCGCACCGGTTGGACCGGCTCACCGCGGGGGTGCTGTTGTTTACCGCCCGCCGTGAGGTTCGCGGTGCGTATCAGACGCTGTTCGCCCGGGGTGTGGTGAGCAAGACCTATTTGGCCCGCTCGTCGGTGCCGCCGACCGTCGAGTTCCCTATGCTGCTGCGCAGCCGAATCATCAAGCGGCGTGGCCACTTCCAGGCCGTGGAAGAACCCGGTGAGCCCAATGCCGAAACGCTGATCGAGGCGCTCGGTGACGGACGCTACCGGCTCACGCCGCGGACCGGGCGTACGCACCAGCTGCGGGTGCACATGGCGTCGCTGGGCATTCCGATCGATAACGACCCGCTCTACCCGGAGGTCGTCGAGGTGGCCGCCGACGACTTCTCGGCGCCGCTGGCTCTGCTGGCACACCGGCTGGAGTTCGACGATCCGTTCACCGGTGAGCGCCGCAGCTTCTGCAGTTCAGCTGTCCTGTAA